The proteins below are encoded in one region of Candidatus Methylomirabilota bacterium:
- a CDS encoding primosomal protein N', with protein sequence MIADVAFDAPVAHPFSYLVPEGWTLAPGQRVAAPLRGAQRVGMVVALRAGDDASLKPLGRVADPEPVLSPAQLDLVGWISA encoded by the coding sequence ATGATCGCGGACGTCGCCTTCGACGCCCCGGTCGCTCATCCGTTCTCCTACCTGGTGCCGGAGGGCTGGACGCTCGCCCCCGGGCAGCGCGTGGCGGCACCACTCCGCGGCGCCCAGCGCGTCGGCATGGTCGTGGCCCTCCGCGCGGGTGACGACGCGTCGCTCAAGCCGCTCGGCCGCGTCGCCGATCCCGAACCCGTCCTCTCGCCGGCGCAGCTCGACCTCGTCGGCTGGATCTCCGCG